One region of Dryobates pubescens isolate bDryPub1 chromosome 20, bDryPub1.pri, whole genome shotgun sequence genomic DNA includes:
- the HEXD gene encoding hexosaminidase D: MEAGGPRRRLVHLDLKGAPPRASYLAEVLPLLRALGGTGLLLEYEDTFPYAGPLEPLRASHAYSTGEVRAVLNQAKAQGLEVVPLVQTFGHMEFVLKHKEFAHLREVKVFPNALNPHKEESQALVKAMIDQVMALHEDLKWFHIGCDEVYYLGEGEESKQWLQQGDHTLEKLCLSHIKAVASCVVSSYPTVTPIVWDDMLRGMSEETLAESGVPQLVQPMIWDYAADLDVESKVQLVEKYRRCGFSKVWFASAFKGATGVNQSLTLIGHHLKNHLQWLQVASSSPAEVLEGIALTGWQRYDHFSVLCELLPVAIPSLAVCLQALKNGGYSEKIKEDVEKLLGMPNLEIDTFMSTSVGTFPGSNILTLVTQVSFYLKSSVDELLERNRYVTGWFSPYHRKRRIVHPIIMHHFQPDAVSLLSKWNAVVQDLQAAMEQVFHECTVEEWMEENVHPSLQKLQQVVDDLDKAIKAQN; encoded by the exons ATGGAGGCGGGCGGGCCGCGGCGGCGGCTGGTGCACCTGGACCTGAAGGGCGCACCGCCCCGCGCTTCCTACCTGGCGGAG GTGCTGCCGCTCCTCCGCGCCCTGGGCGGCAccgggctgctgctggagtatGAGGACACCTTTCCCTACGCGGGGCCGCTGGAGCCGCTGCGGGCTTCGCACGCTTACAG caCCGGGGAGGTGAGAGCGGTGCTGAACCAGGCCAAGGCCCAAGGACTGGAGGTGGTGCCGCTGGTGCAGACGTTTGGGCACATGGAG TTTGTGCTGAAGCACAAAGAGTTCGCCCATCTCCGGGAGGTGAAGGTGTTTCCCAACGCCCTCAACCCACACAAGGAGGAGTCACAGGCACTGGTCAAAGCCATGATTGACCAGGTCATGGCACTGCACGAAGACTTAAAATGGTTTCATATTGGATGTGATGAG GTCTACTACCTCGGAGAAGGAGAAGAGTCAAAGCAGTGGTTGCAGCAAGGAGACCACACTCTGGAGAAGCTGTGCTTATCCCACATAAAAGCAGTTGCAAGCTGTGTGGTCTCATCTTACCCCACCGTGACACCCATCGTATGGGATGATATGCTCAGGGGGATGAGTGAGGAAACACTGGCAG AGTCTGGGGTCCCACAGCTTGTGCAGCCAATGATCTGGGACTATGCAGCAGACCTTGATGTGGAGAGCAAAG TGCAGCTTGTAGAGAAGTATCGGAGATGTGGCTTCTCCAAGGTGTGGTTTGCTAGTGCTTTTAAAGGAGCTACAGGAGTGAATCAGTCTCTAACACTTATTGGGCACCACTTAAAAAACCATCTCCAGTGGCTGCAAGTGGCAAGCAGTAGCCCTGCTGAGGTCCTTGAAGGTATCGCGCTGACCGGCTGGCAGAG GTATGATCACTTCTCTGTTTTGTGTGAGCTTCTCCCTGTGGCAATTCCATCACTGGCTGTATGTCTGCAGGCACTAAAGAATG GTGGCTATTCAGAAAAGATTAAAGAAGATGTGGAAAAGCTTCTGGGAATGCCCAACCTGGAAATTGACACTTTCATGAG CACAAGTGTGGGGACCTTTCCTGGGAGCAATATCCTTACTCTTGTGACACAAGTTAGTTTCTACCTCAAGTCATCAGTGGATGAACTTCTTGAAAGGAACAG ATACGTCACAGGCTGGTTCAGCCCCTACCACAGGAAAAGGAGGATTGTTCACCCTATAATAATGCATCACTTTCAGCCTGATGCAGTAAG TCTCCTCTCCAAGTGGAATGCTGTGGTGCAAGACCTCCAAGCAGCCATGGAGCAAGTTTTCCACGAGTGTACTGTAGAGGAGTGGATGGAGGAGAACGTCCACCCAAGCCTACAGAAGCTTCAGCAAGTGGTGGATGATTTAGATAAAGCAATAAAGGCACAAAATTAG
- the OGFOD3 gene encoding 2-oxoglutarate and iron-dependent oxygenase domain-containing protein 3 translates to MSRQRRTAPRGSESGGTGTGPERGDRHHSSAKKSKTQRESQWRWLKAVFTLFVLSSLAIGGLLSWSYLSAEDGVTEVLAHHSENLQDKFIEIPCSEDYDNQKRFEGCTPRKCGRGVTDAVITKEEAERIRRIAERGLSLGGSNGGASILDLHSGALSLGKHFVNLYRYFGDRIQDIFTEEDFALYRDVRQRIQHKIAQAFGINSASMYLTEPTFFSRINNTEAKTTHDEYWHPHVDKVTYGSFDYTSLLYLSDYSKDFGGGRFVFMDAGSNKTIEPRAGRVSFFTSGSENLHRVEKVHWGTRYAITISFTCNPDRGIGDPVLV, encoded by the exons ATGTCTCGGCAGCGCCGGACCGCACCGCGCGGCTCTGAGAGCGGCGGGACGGGGACGGGGCCGGAGCGCGGGGACCGCCACCACAGCAG TGCGAAGAAGAGCAAAACCCAGCGAGAGTCGCAGTGGAGGTGGCTGAAGGCAGTGTTCACATTGTTCGTCCTCTCTTCTCTTGCCATcggtggcctcctgagctggagctACCTGAGTGCTGAGGATGGGGTCACGGAGGTGCTGGCTCATCACAGTGAGAACCTGCAGGATAAGTTCATTGAGATCCCCTGCTCTGAGGACTATGACAACCAGAAAAGATTTGAAG gctgcactcCTAGGAAGTGTGGAAGAGGTGTGACTGATGCAGTAATCACAAAAGAAGAAGCTGAAAGGATCCGTAG AATAGCAGAGAGGGGACTGTCCTTGGGAGGATCTAATGGAGGG GCATCAATTTTGGACTTGCACTCTGGAGCTCTTTCCCTGGGGAAGCATTTTGTTAATCTGTACAG GTACTTTGGGGACAGAATTCAGGACATCTTCACAGAAGAGGATTTTGCATTATATCG TGATGTGAGACAGAGAATTCAGCACAAGATTGCACAGGCATTTGGCATCAACTCTGCATCCATGTACCTGACTGAGCCAAccttcttctccagaataaacaacacagaagccAAGACAACACATGATGAATACTGGCACCCACACGTTGACAAG GTCACTTATGGCTCTTTTGACTATACTTCACTGCTCTACCTCTCTGACTACAGCAAAGACTTTGGTGGTGGCCGTTTTGTCTTCATGGATGCAGGTTCCAACAAGACGATAGAGCCCCGAGCAG GCCGAGTTTCCTTTTTCACCTCTGGGTCGGAGAACCTTCATCGGGTAGAAAAGGTTCACTGGGGCACTCGCTATGCCATCACCATCTCCTTCACCTGCAACCCAGACCGTGGCATTGGGGATCCAGTCTTGGTGTAA